The Lolium perenne isolate Kyuss_39 chromosome 6, Kyuss_2.0, whole genome shotgun sequence genome segment CGGGGAGGACGCGAGTCACCGAGACAAAGGGCCACGCGCGGGTGGGGCGCGCCGCGGGAGAGCGATCAAGAGCAGGCAGATCGCGGGCGAGCGATCGGGCGAGGCGCGGCGATCGAGAGAAATCGGGAGCGGGGGCAGGCGACGAGATCGTGAGCAGGCGACGGGAAAGAAGAAACAGCGGCCAGATCGGAACCGGCAACGGAGACCGGGGCGAGGTGGCGGCTGGGACGAGGAGAAAAGAGAGCTAAACCTTCAGCTTTGATACCATGATAGGAATAGACAGCTTGTATTACCAGggagccaaaggccacaatatatagtacatgtacaggcgcAAATATGCAGGAAACCCCCTAacgtatggggaaactacaatatacaaatatatactctaacaccccTCACGTAGCCGCCTGCCCCAGGAGTTCCGCCGCAGGCTACAGCTCCTCCGGCCGCGGCCGGCTCCCGCTCCTCCGGCCGCCGCTGGATCCCGCTCCGCTCCACGGGCTCCCACAAAAAAATTATCACATATGGGCCagtgagattttttttttgaagtgtGTCCACCCACCAATTTTTTCCTGCGTCCGCCACTGCTTGGACTTACAAAAAACCTGTGAGTCGCTTGACTACACAGCCACTGTATATGATACAATTCTAACTAGCAGTGAACAACCAATTATATGATACAATTCTAACAGGGAGCATTTTCTAACTAGCAGTGAACAACCATCTATATGatacaattctaacagagagcgttTTCTAACAGCATGTACATGTGAAAAATTTACAGAGAGCAAAGTACATATTATAACAAGAAACACACTTTCTAACCTTCACAGGGACGTGCCGGAGGGAATTGGAGCTGCAGCCTGACGTGGTAGAGCGGAGCGAGTAGACGGCGGCCGGAGGTGCGGAGCGAGTAGACGGAGGCCGGAGGTGCGGACCGAGTCGACGGCGGCCGGAGGTGCGGATCGGACTCGACGACGGCCGGTGGAGCGAAGCGGGGCCCTTAGGTGACGGCCGGTGGAGCGGAGCGGAGACGTTACGTTAGGCGGCGGTAAACAGCCATGAAACAATTTTTTAAAGTGGGGACCATTTTTTAATGTAACTTTTTTAACAACATGAAAACAATTAATATCTGCAAACCATTTTTTGAACCGTAAACTGTTCTctcaagactccgtggaaaaagtTTAGAACTCTTTTCAAGACATTAACCTTTCTAATATCTGTGAAATATATTTTTCTTGGATCGTGAACAATTTTTCACAAGACATGAAGctttcgttttttttttttgagaaacacagtacaaacgcaggcgctcacatacacgcgcatacactcacccctatgaacgcacacacgcacaccctacccctatgagcacctccagaaGACTAAGTCGGCGGATTGGACAAGACATGAAGCTTTCGTTTTTGTACTATCTGAAACTTTTTTTTAGCATCAATGAACCGTATTTTAATAACTCTTGTTATTATGTGAAGGGTGAAAAAGAAATAGTTAAACAGGAAGAATGAATTGACCGGAGAAGAGCCATGAACGGCAGTCAAATATACTGATTCTGGAAGTAAGTAAAACTGATTTGAGGGGTTCGTATTGGCAGCTTTTGTTTACAATGTATTAACTCCTAACTGATCAGCCTGTTACCGAGAGCAACCGAAAAATATGGGCCGGGCAGGTACAGGTACCTCGGGCTCGGCTCCTCTACAGTTGAGTTGTCACAGCACATGTGCTGTAGCTATTAAAATCGGCCCTTCGTTCTAATCGTACGGGTATGGCTATCCGAAGCGTTTTCCTTAAAAAAATCGCTCGATGGCTCTCCCCTCTCTTTCCTCCCCTCAGACTGAGCTGGTAATTTGGAAACAAACTGCATATTAATTAATGCTCTCGTGGAGGGAAAATCTCCTAAGCCTAAAGAATTGGCGCCAAACAAGACGCACAGATCAGAGTTTTTAGAACGGCAAAGAGCGATCTGTTCGACCTCCATTGCTCCGCTGCTTGTCCCGCTCGTCCAAGGTATACGCCCATGATCTCCCTTTTGGACTCGATCTCCTAAGCATCCCCCTCTCATTCTTCTGCCGCTCATCCAAGGTGTATGCTGTTCTGCAAAAGATGCAAATGATCTCCTATTTAGACTCCTCCTAGCAACGAAAAAGACGATATCAATCTTAATGTAAGTGCCGTTTAAGTTCATTATTCACACAGATGCAATAGAATTCTTGTACTGAATTCTCTCTGTCACCAGTAACTGCGAAAGAAAGGAAAAAGTAGGTTCTAATGGCTACTGATACTAACGCCATGGAAAAGGATCAGAACAGGTGCAGTTAGTTTTGTTCATTTTTCAATCTCTATCATCCTTTTGCGTAGTGCAAGCAGACAAATAAATTATGTTAGATCTGTTTTTCACAGGACAAATAAGGTGCCTACTTGGATGCCTCAAATTGGCATGAAGTTTAATTCTACAATTGAGGCTTGGAACTTCTGGAACTTTTATGGAGGTCATATTGGATTTGATGTAAGGGTAAACTATGAAAACAAGAGCAAAATTGATGGAGTAGTCACTTCGGCGAGATACGTTTGTTCCAATGAGGGCTATCGTGCAAAAGACAAGAGAGACCATAATACAAGGCGTCCCCGTGCAGAAACAAGAACCGGCTGTAAAGTTCGGATGGGAATCACTATAGACCGAGAAGTAGGAAATTATGAAGTACATGAGCTGGATGTTGAACACAATCATGTCCTGCAGTTGCCCGAAACATGCCACTTGATGCCATCACAGCGGAAGATTTCAGCTTTGCAAGCTTTTGAGATTGAAACTGCGGATGATTCAGGAATTGAGCCAAAAAGAGCCCATGAGTTGGCAAGTCGGCAGGTTGGTGGGACAATAAACCTTGGATACATACGTCGTGATCACAAGAATTATTTGCGAACCAAGCGTCAAAGGGAGATGATGTATGGTGAAGCTGGAACCATGCTTAAGTACTTTAAGGATAAAAAGTCAGAGAACCCAGCATTTCAACATGATGAACAGCTAGACTGCGATGAAAAGATCACAAATATCTTCTGGGCTGATGCTAAGATGATCATTGActatgctcatttcggtgatgttGTCACCTTCGATACTACATTTGGGACAAATAAAGAATACAGACCCTTTGGTGTATTTGTTGGCTTCAACCATTTTAGAGAAACAGTAATTTTTGGGGCTGCACTTCTATATGATGAAACATTCAATTCTTTTAAATGGTTATTCGACACATTCTTATCTGTGCATAACAAAAAGCAGCCTAGAACTATCTTTACTGATCAAGATATTGCAATGGGTAAGGCAATTCATGCGGTATTTACAGAAGCATGGCATGGATTATGCACTTTTCACATAATGCAAAATGCCGTTAAACACTTAcctcaaaagaaaaaggatgagGACGGCCCAAATGTTCTTGCTGAATTCAGTGCTTGCATGTACAAGTATGAGGATGAGGAAGCCTTTGAAGAAGCTTTCACTGCCATAAGAAGCAAGGTGGATACACAAACTTGGTTGGACAGTATATATAAAGTAAAAGAGAAATGGGCAAGATGTTTCATGAGGAATGCTTACACTCTAGGGATGAGAAGCACACAATTAAGCGAGAGCTTGAATAGTGACTTGAAAAACCATCTGAAATCTGATCTTGACATTCTTCGTTTTTTCAAGCATCTAGAGAGGGTTGTGCAAGGAAAGCGAGACAATGAGTTAAATGAGGAATATGAGTCTAGAAAAAAATTACCTAGAGTTAGAATAAGGACTCCTGCAATAATACAGGCAAGCAAGGTATACACACCGTGCATATTTGAAGATTTTCAGAATGAATATGAAAGATCCATCTCAGCATATATCAAGCCATCCGAAGAACACAATGTATATAATATTGCCATTGCAAGTCTTGATCCAGAAAGCACATATGAAGAAGAGAGCAAAGTTATAGTTGATCATAAA includes the following:
- the LOC127307245 gene encoding protein FAR1-RELATED SEQUENCE 5 yields the protein MATDTNAMEKDQNRTNKVPTWMPQIGMKFNSTIEAWNFWNFYGGHIGFDVRVNYENKSKIDGVVTSARYVCSNEGYRAKDKRDHNTRRPRAETRTGCKVRMGITIDREVGNYEVHELDVEHNHVLQLPETCHLMPSQRKISALQAFEIETADDSGIEPKRAHELASRQVGGTINLGYIRRDHKNYLRTKRQREMMYGEAGTMLKYFKDKKSENPAFQHDEQLDCDEKITNIFWADAKMIIDYAHFGDVVTFDTTFGTNKEYRPFGVFVGFNHFRETVIFGAALLYDETFNSFKWLFDTFLSVHNKKQPRTIFTDQDIAMGKAIHAVFTEAWHGLCTFHIMQNAVKHLPQKKKDEDGPNVLAEFSACMYKYEDEEAFEEAFTAIRSKVDTQTWLDSIYKVKEKWARCFMRNAYTLGMRSTQLSESLNSDLKNHLKSDLDILRFFKHLERVVQGKRDNELNEEYESRKKLPRVRIRTPAIIQASKVYTPCIFEDFQNEYERSISAYIKPSEEHNVYNIAIASLDPESTYEEESKVIVDHKEQKVLCNCGQFERLGILCSHALKALDVMNIKYLPSHYILKRWTREARSGTIQDSYGNIVLEDPRMEDRLCLKFFIHKFHGIASKALVSEECRKLVDDALENLSKQVEEKAPTSTCRSEATCEEPDSSLQNACLKKKEIEKKNSRRNKSWIDKQRPNKKKKKKAELVPEKQSCYRGEMDTPAAQHQATTEQPAGINENDLQEYGWMTRLLMGQVDDSLDLQNYMNFPSI